From Nocardia sp. NBC_00416:
GGTCTCGGCCGTCAGCTGTTCACCGGGAACATCACCACGATCGGGTCCGATCACTGCTGCTACGACACCGCGCAGAAGCGATCACACCGGCACGACGTACGGCATATGCCCAACGGGCTGCCTGGCGTCGAAACACGGCTCCCCGTCGTGTTCTCCCACTACGTAGCCGGTTCGGGATTGGCGCCCAGCCGATTCGTCGAGCTCACCGCGACGAACCCCGCGCGCACCAACGGCCTGTACCCCCGGAAGGGCTCGCTGATGCCGGGATCCGATGCGGATATCGCGATCTGGGATCCTGAACTCGAGTGGACGGTCACCTCCGATGAGCTGCACATGGCCACCGACTACACCCCGTACGAAGGACGACGTCTCCGGGGTAAACCGGTGACTGTCCTGGTGGGCGGGCGCGTTGTCGTCGACGGTGGGCGACTCATCGATCCGACGCCGCACGGCCGGCACCTACCGGCGGCCCCCCTGGACTTCAGCGGTGCGTTCCGCATGTGAGTCCGCGGTCGCCCGGGTTGTTCGCCGGGCGGGGCTCATGATGCGAGCCCGGAATCCCGAATGGCCTCGGCCAGCGGCTCCAGTACGGCCGGGTCGTGCGGGGTCGGCAGGTAGATGATCGCGAGGTCCAAACCCTCCTCGCCCAGCCCGGCCGCCCAATCGACGACCTGCCCGTAGCCGGCCAGCGGGTCCAGCCTGGTCTGCGCCGAGAGCGTGATCTCCTTCGGGTCCCGGCCGATATCGGCGCAGTGGGCTGCCAGCACATCGCGCTTCCGGGCGAATTCCGCGCGGGTTCCGGCGACGAAGTTCCAGTGCTGGGCGTAGCGGGCGGTGATGCGGAGGGTGCGTTTCTCGCCATTGCCGCCGATGCAGATCGGGGGATGCGGGCGTTGCGGGCCCTTGGGTTCGTTGCGCGCGCCGGTCAATTGATAGAACTTGCCGTCGAAATCCGTCGTCTCCTGGCTCAACAGTCCGATGAGTACCTGACAGGCCTCCTCGAATCGGTCGAGGCGTTCGGTGACACTGCCGAGTGGGATGCCGTACGCCCCGGATTCCTCCTCGTTCCATCCGGCGCCGATCCCGAGTTCGAGACGGCCGCCGGAGATGATGTCGAGGGCGGCGGCCATATTGGCCAGCACCGCCGGATGCCGGTAGTGCGCGCCGGTCACCATCGTGCCCAGCCGCAGGCGCTCGGTAGCCTGTGCCAGCGCGGTCAGGGTGGTCCAGCCCTCCAGGCACGGTCCGGTGGAGTCGGAGAAGATCGGGTAGAAATGGTCGAAGGTCCATCCGGATTCGTAGATCTCGATATCGTCGGCGGCCCGCCAGACCGCGAGCATATCGGCCCAGGTGGTTTCCTGCGGTGAGGTTTTGAATGCGAATCGCATGACGACAGGCTAGAAGTTGGAGTGCACTCCAGGTCAAGTCGAATCTCGGCGTGTCGCCTCGGGTCGCGACCGGCCCCGTCCGACTCAGGTGGGTGGACCGGGAACCGAGGACAAGGCTTCCGATGTTCGGCAAGCCGGTTCGTCGGCGTTGCCATCGGTGGGCAGCGCGCTGTTTGTCGCCGATGTCGGCTCTGGCTAGCATCGCTGTCCCGAGGACTTGCCTCGCGGGCACAACGGACCACATCGCCAGTGAGACGCTGCACTGCGACGGCAGCACTTGTCCGGCGCCGACCCGAAAGAGGCAGCGTGACAACAGAACAGACGCAGCGGCCGTTCCCCACACGCCAGGAGCGCCGAATAGCGGAGTTGTTCGAACGCGACCGTCAATTCCGGGATGCCGCACCATTGGACGAGGTCACCGCGGTGCTCGAACGGCAGGGTATGCCACTGGCCGAGGTGGTGGCCGCCGTCATGGACGGCTACGCCGACCGTCCGGCGCTCGCGCGGCGCGCACATGAACTGGTCACCGATGAGCGGACGGGCCGGACCGCACTGCATCCGCTCGAACACTTCGACACGGTGAGTTACCGCCAGTTGTGGGATCGGGCGGCTGCCGTCGCGACCGGTTGGGCGTGCGCCGACGACCCGCTGCGCCCCGGCGATTTTCTCGGTCTGCTCGGGTTCACCAGCATCGAATACGCGACACTCGTGCTTTCGTGTGTGTACTCGGGGGTGGTCGCCGTACCGCTCCAGTGCGGTGCGCCGGCCGCGCAGCTACAGCCGGTGGTGGCCGAGACGGAGATGAGGGTGCTGGCCACCAGTACCGAGTACCTCGCGATCGCCGCCGGCGTCGCGGCGATCTCGCCGACCCTGCGCCGGATCGTCGTATTCGATCACCACCCGGATCACGACGCCGATCGCGCAGCCCTCGCCCGGGCGCGCGCCCAGCTGTCGGACGTGCCGCATCCGGTCACGGTGGAGACGCTCGCCGAGGCGTCCGCGCGATCCGCCGCGCGCACCCCGATGCCGTATTACACGGGATCCGATGACGCGCTGACGATGTTGATCTACACCTCCGGGAGTACGGGTACGCCCAAGGGCGCGATGTACCCGCAGCGGCTGGTCGCGGCACTGTGGCGGGGATTCCAGTCCAGTGTGAACCGGATTCCGGTGATCGGGTTCAACTATCTTCCGATGAGCCATCTGGCCGGGCACGTGTCGCTCATCGGCACCCTCGCTCGCGGCGGCACCGGCTACTTCGCCACCGCGAGCGATCTGTCGACCCTCTTCGATGATCTGGCATCCGCTCGGCCCACCGAACTGAATCTGGTTCCGCGTATCTGCGACATGCTCTATCAGCTCTACCAGAGCGAGGTGGGTGGATCGGTCGGCGGGACGGCGGAATCCGAGGCGGCCGACCGGGTGCGGACGCGCCTGCGCGAGGAAGTGCTGGGCGGGCGGGTCGTGCGCGCGGTATGCGGGACAGCGCCGCTGGCCGCCGAGACCGCCTCCTTCATGGAAGCGTGTCTCGACCTCGAGTTGCACGACGGTTACGCCTCCACGGAAGCCGGTGGCATCATGATCGACACCCGGCTGCTGCCCCCGGTTGTCGACTACAAACTCGTCGATATGCCCGAGCTGGGGTATTTCGGCACCGATCTACCGCATCCACGCGGCGAATTGTTGCTGCTGACCGCGAATATCATCCCGGGCTATTACCAACGTCCGGAACTGAACGCGACCATGTTCGACGCGGACGGATTCTTCCGGACCGGCGATATCGTGGCCGAGCTCGGACCCCGGCAGATCGCCTATCTCGACCGCCGATCGAACGTGCGCAAGCTGGCCAACGGCGAATTCGTGGCGGTGGCACACTTGGAGTCCGTCTTCACGGGGTGCCGGTCGATCCATCAGATCTTCCTGCACGGCGATTCGGCACGGTCCTATCTCGTGGCCGCGATCGTGCCGACCGCGCACGCCCTGCGCGAGGCGGCGGATGAACCGGCGCTGCGCGCGCGGCTGGCCGGTGAACTCCGCGCCGCCGCCGAGCAGGCCGACCTGCAGAACTACGAGGTGCCCGGGGACTTCCTAGTCGAACCGGAGCCGTTCAGTCCGGCCAACGGGCTGCTGTCCGACTCGCGGAAAGTATTGCGGCCCAACCTCGAACGGCGCTACGCGCACCGGTTCGCGCAACTCTACGCGGATGCGTCGGCGCGGCGGTCCGAGCGACTGCGGGAACTGCACGAATCGGCGGGGCCGACCCTGGACACCCTGGTGCGGGCCGTGCAATTGCAGTTCGCCCGCGCGGACCTGGCGGTGACAGCCGAGTCCGGTTTCGGCGAACTGGGCGGTGATTCCCTGACGGCTGTGCTGTTCGCCGAACTCCTGCACGAGATCTTCGACGTGACGGTACCGGTGCACGTCATCGTGTCACCCGATACCGATCTGCGCGCGCTGGCCGGATACCTCGACGCCCGGCGCGGCGAACACTCGTCGCGGCCCGGCTGCGCCGATGTGCACGGTGCGAACGCCGCCGAGGTCCGAGCAGCCGATATCACTGTTGCGCGGGTGCTGGGGGACGACGTGAGCACGTTCGCGGCCGATCCCGGCACTGTCGCCGAGCGCGTACAGACCGTGGTGCTCACCGGAGCGACCGGCTACCTCGGCCGCTTCGTCCTGTTGGAACTGCTCGCTCAGCTGCCCGAAGACGGCACAGTGATATGCCTCGTCCGTGGTGGCGACGACGCGACCGCGGCGCAGCGACTGGACGAAGTATTCGGCGGCGCAACCGAACTCACGGCGCGGTACCGGGAACTCGCGGCGGGCCGGCTGGAGGTGGTGGCCGCTGATATCACCGCGCCGCGCCTGGGACTGACGGAGCGTCGTTGGCGGCGGCTCGCGGCCGAGGCCGACGCTGTCGTGCACGTCGGCGCTCTGGTCAACCACGTCCTTCCCTATGGCGAACTGTTCGAACCGAATGTGGCGGGCACCGCCGAACTGATCGGGCTCGCGGTGTCGCAGCGGTTGAAACGGTTCACCTACGTCTCCACCGTGGCCGCCGCCGATCCGGCCTCGCTCGCCGACGAGCAGGCCGATGTGCGGTCGAGCGGCCCGATACGGCCGCTGCACGCCGGATATGCCAGTGGATACGCGACGAGCAAATGGGCGGGGGAGGTGCTGCTGCGCGATGCGCACGCCACCTGCGGGCTGCCGGTGACCGTGCTGCGCCCGAGCATGATCCTCGCGCACAGCGCTTTTCCCGGTCAGCTCAATGCCTCGGATATGTTCACACGTCTGGTGATCAGCCTGGCGGTGACCGGCCTGGCGCCGCGTTCCTTCTACCGCGCCGGAGCCGAGGGCGCGGCGGCCCACTACGACGGACTGCCGGTCGATTTCGTCGCGGCGGCGGTCGCCGGACTCGGCAACCGGGCCGCCGGTTACACCACTTACCACGTCGTGAACCCGCACGACGACGGGATCTCACTCGACACCGTCGTCGACTGGCTCACCGAAGCGGGTTACCCGATGCGCCGAATCGACGACTACGACGACTGGCTGAACCGCTTCGGCATCGCATTGCACGCCCTCCCCGAACGGCAACGGCAGCGTTCGGCGTTCCCGGTACTCGATGCCTACCGGACACCGGCGCTGCTGGTCCCCGGCTCCCCGGCGGCGACCATCGACACCGCGGCGGCCGTCCGCACCGCCGGGCTCGGTCGATCCGGCACGATTCCGCAGATCTCCCGCGCGCTGTTGGAAAAGTACCTCACCGATATGCGTGAAATGGGTCTGGTTACCGTGGATCCCGCTTCATCGGACTGAGACGGCTCGAGTCCATTCCGCCTCGCCGTTGACGTCCGGGGTGGCACGGGGAGGTGACGCGGCGCCTCCGGAGCGAGTGGACGAGCCGAGGCGGCCGACAGCGCCGAGATCGGTCACGAGGAACCGTCGGCCGACCGGAGCAACCGCGTGTGCAGCGCCAGATACAGCCGCGCCGCGTCGGCGGGCACCGCGAAGGCCGCGCCCGTGAGCCGCTCTATTCGTTTGAGGCGGTGCAGGACGGTGTTGCGATGCAGGTGCAGGCGTCTCCCCACCGCCGACGTGGATCCGGCCAGTTCGTACCAGGCCAGGGCGGTGTGCACGAGAAGGTCGGCCTCGTCGGGCGGGAGCCGGTCGAAAGCGGCGAGTACATCGGCGAAGACGTCGGCGGCGAGTGCGGGGTCGGCCGCGATGAGCGCACGCTCGGGCGCGCAAGCGTAGGTATGGATTCCGGTATCCGCCGGGCTCAGGCACCGGAACGCGAGGCGTGCCTGGTCCAGCGCGGCGGGTGCGAACCGCAGGTCGGTGAACGGCCGGCTCGCGCCGGCCCGCGCACTCACCGCGCCCAGCGCGCGGTCGAGCGCGGCCGGGGATACCGCGACGGCGAGGGTGACCCGGTCCTCGCCGAGGAGGGTGTGCGCGGTGGTTACCCCGGTCGCGACGAGATGGATATCGCCGACCAGGACGACCGACGTGGCTCGGGTGCGCGAGCGCAGCATCCTGGCGCCCAGCTCGGCGCGCTGCGCGGGCGGAAGGCCCGGGTCGAGCAGCGCCCGCAGCAACCCCTGATCGGGTTGTGCGGTCCCGGTGGCGACGACGCGCCGGTAGGCTTCGGCGGCCGCGACGGAGTAGTCGTCGACGGTGGCCCATACCAGCGTGGACAGCCGGGGCAGCGCGGCTCGATCGTCCGGGCCGGCGCGTTCGACGATCACCTCCCAGAACGCCAGCCCCGCGACGCGGAATGCGTGCAGCAGGCTTTCCAATGGGATCCCGCGCTCGGCCTTGAGGCGTCCGGCCCGGCGCGCGGGTTCGAGCGAGTACGGCGACTCGGCGAGGGCGTCCAGCCATGCCGCGCAACTGTCGGCCACCAGGGTGAGCAATTCGTGGTGACCGAGCGCGGCGTCGTCGTAGTCCTGATCGTCGTTGCCGATCCGGGCGGTCACCAGCTCGGAGATCGCGTCCGAATCGGCCCGGAGCTCGCGTAAGAGGCGCGACGGCTCGGAGTGCGTGTCCTGGCTCACTGCCGCCAACCTAGCGGGCGGTGTGCGCGTGCACAACGGGCGGTGCCGAAGTCGGGACATGGGCCCATCGCCACGAGGCACCGTCTCGCTCGATACTGGGATTCCCTCAGCGATCCGGACGCCGCCCGCCGGTTCCGCGGACCGATCCAGTCGGCTGCGGCAACCCGGCGAGATCGTCCACGCGGTCTGTGCGATAACCCGGATCGTCCCTTGCCGCGCACACCTCGGAGCTGCCGCCATGACCACTGCCATCAGCGAACTGTTCGAGCGCTACCACGCGTGCTGGGCCGATCGCGACCCGGACCGGATCATCGAATTCCACACCGCCGACTCGGTGTTCCATCTGCACTCCGGCCAAGGCCCGGTGCGCGGCCGGGCCGCGATCCGGGAGGCCGCGGCGGGGACCTTCGCCCTGGTTCCGGATCTGAGCTTCCACCTGATCTCCCTGCGCGTCGGGGCGGATTTCTGGGTGGTGCAGTGGCAGTTGACCGGGACTTCGTCCACCGGCAAGCACGTATGCGTCGACCTCGCGGATTACGTCCTGGTCCAGGACGGCGCGGTCCAGGAGAAGCATTCCTACGTCGACGGGGTCGCCATGCAGGCCGCGCTGGCTTGAATCGCCATCGGCCGGGTGGAGCGCGCCCTCATCGCGCGCTCCACCCTGCTTCATGGCCGATCGCCACCGCGACCTGGTTCGGGTGCTGGCCGACTCGGTATCGGTGACGCTCGGCTACTGGCTGGTGGCCCGTGCCGAGACCCTTCGCCGTCCGGAAGTCGCCGCAGTGGTCGCCGGGATCTGATCCGTGATCGACGACTGGCGCGCCGCCCTTCTCGGCCGCCGGTGAGCGGCGGGGGTGGATGGCGGGACGGCCACGGGACGGCCGCACGGCAGGTGGCCGTGTACCGGAGATTCTCGAATTATTATTCCGAGAACGGTCCCTCTTCATCGAGTGGTAATGCTCGGTAAAACCCGATTTGGGCCACTGGTAAGAAATTCACTGTCCCTCTCGTGGCGTTACTGTATGGTGTCCGGAAACGTGTAACGCCACCTTGGGGGCGCGGTGATGCGCGTTCCCATTATTGGGAAACTTGTTCATTTCAGACTGTGTATATACTGCCGATCGCAGTGTGCTGCACTGCAGCGGTGATGTTCGACATCGAGATGGGGCGAACACACCGACGCGTGAATCGAGGACCGATTTGACCGCCGCATCCTCAGTGGCAGCTTCCATGTCACCTGTGGTCATCAATGTGGTAATACGCTGGCGCGCGACGTGTCTCGCTGACTGACTTTGCGTCCGCAATCCGCCTGAACACCATCCTCCGGCGCCGCCGCCGTATATGTCCGAATTGTTAATGTATGTCCGGATCATGTGCGGCGATTGCGTCGATTTGTGCGTCCTTATACACGGAGAAATGATGAAACCGCATGTGTTGATCCTGCATCGTTGGCGCGATTTTTTCGCCGTATACGATACCTACCTGGACCACTCGAAGTGCTCCGTTACCTATATATGCTCGCCGGACGGACGGAACTCTGTCCCGCCGGCCGCGGCCGCGGTACGTGTCGTCGACCTCAACGAGACCGCCGCGCTGGCCGCCGCCGCGAACGAACTCGTGGAGAAATTCGGGGTACCGGAACGTGTCGTCGCGTTATCCGAGATGGATCTCGACCGTGCCGCAGACCTCCGTGTCCGATTTCGTATTCCCGGCGACCGGCCGGAGCGGACGGCCGTATTCCGGGACAAACTGACGATGTACCGTGCCGTTGCCGCATACGGTATCGCGCTTCCCGGATTCGCCGAGGCCGTAGCGGAGTCCGATATCGCGGAATTCGCCGCGAGCCACGGCTGGCCTGTTGTCACGAAACCCCGTGTCGGTCAATGTAGTTACGGATTCCGCCGGATCGACGGTCCCGGCGAGCTCGCCGCGCGTCAGGAGGCCTGGGAACCGGCGCTCGTCCAGGAATTCTGCGCCGACCCGGTGATACATATCGACGGTGTCTGGTCGGGTGCCGGGCTGGGGCCGTGGCGGGCATCCCGTTATATCAATTCCTGCGCGGGGTTCGCGGATCTCGGAGTCCTCGGCTCGGTCGAGATCGACGATGTCGAATTGAACCGGCATATAGAAGAATTCACTGCCGAGGTGTGTCGCGCGCTCAGCCCCGGCATGCCGCTGGTCCTTCATCTCGAGGCGTTCCTCGGACAAGACGACGCCGGCGAACCGCGGATCCGTTTTCTGGAGATCGGCGCGCGGACCGGCGGTGCGGAGATTCCCTTCCTGTGGCGTGAGGTCCACGGGTACGACCTGATGGAGGCGCAGACCAGGATCCAGCTCGGCGAGCAGCCCTCGGTAGAACGGCTTTCCGACGATCGCGTCGGGGGCTGGCTGCTCATCGCGCCCACCGCCGCGCCGCCCTATCGGGTCACCGCGGCAGGTCTGGCCCAGGCTGCGGACGGACCCTATGCCGCCGTCCTGCCCGAGCCGGGTTCTGTTGTCGCCAACGACTACGGGTACGAGCTCGGTAAATCGCGGTTCCGCTTCGCGGGCGCCGGCTCCGACGAGGTCGAGCGGGCAGTCCTGAACACGGTCGCCGGATTCCGATCAACCTGTGTACCTCTCGAAACCACCGCGGTTCGCCCGCACATCCTGGTACTGCATCGTGTCCGCGGACTGTCCATCCCCTATGCGGAGGTCATCGATCACGATTCGTACGCGGTGACCTACGTGTGCCCCGCGGCGGCGCTGACCGCGGTGCCGTCCGCCGCCGCCGAGGTGATCGTGGTCGACGATATGTCCGACGCGTCGGTGGCGGCAACGCAACTGTGCGGTCGATTCGGGCCCCCGCACCGGATTGTCGCGTTGAGCGAGTTCGACCTGCTCACCGCGGCGCAGTTGCGTGCGGAATGGGATGTGCCCGGTGACCGACCAGACCATATCCGGCTCTTTCGCGACAAGTTGCCGATGGGCGAGGCGATACAGGCGGCCGGTCTGGCGATCCCGGGCTTCGCGGCCGCACACGCCGAGGCGGATGTACAGCGGTTCGCCGAGGAGCACGGCTATCCGGTGATCGTCAAGCCGTGCCTGGGGGCCGGCAGCCGGGGCGTGATGAAGCTGGACGGTCCGGCGGACCTGGCATCGCTACCCGCCCTGGATACCGAACCCTGGCTGGTTCAGCAGTTCTGCCCGGGCGAGATCGCCTTCGTGGACGGGGTGTGGACCGGCGAACAGCTGGGACCGTGGCGCGCGTCGTCGTATCTGGACACCTGCCTGAGCTTCGCCGCGGGCGGTCGGACGCTGGGCACGGTGGAAATCGACGATCCGGCCTGCACGGCCGCGCTCGAGTCGTTCGCCGATGCGGTGTTCCGGGCGCTGAGCCCGGGCTCGGCGACGGTGTTCCATCTGGAGGTGTTCCTGCTGACCGATGCCGACGGCGCGGTCCGGATCGAATTCCTGGAGGTCGCCGCCCGGTTCGCCGGAGGTGAAACGGTTGATCTGTGGCGCGAGGTGCACGACTACGACCTGGTCGCCGCGGCGATGCAGACCCAGCTCGGGCAGCCGCCGCGTGCACACGACCTCGCGGGCACGGCCGTGGCCGGGGAACTCCTGGTGCGCCCGCCGATCGATCCACCGTGCACAGTGGAAGCGGCGCGCCTGTATGTTCCGGACGACGCACTGCGGCCGTATGCCGAAAATATCCCCGAGCCCGGGACGACCATCACCGAGAGCTTCGGCTATCAGGGAATCGGCGCGAGCTTCCGGTTCCGCGGCCCGTCGACAACCGACGTTCGTGCCGCGATCGAGCGGACGGCTGCCGGTCTGCACATGCACTGCGTGCCCGCGCATTCCGAGTCGGCGGCGGTGCGTGTCTGACCATGGCGACCTCGGCAGAACCCGTTCTCCGTCCCGAAGGCCGGCTCCGGGACGCCCGCCGTACCCTGATGATCGTCGTATCGGGCGCCGGACTGGCGGCGGGTGTTTACCTGACTTCCGGCATCCTGTATTTCACGAGAATCGCCCATATCTCCTCCGGTCGAATAGGTTTCGGGCTGAGCATTGCCGGTGGATTGTGCGTGGCCGTCGTCATCGCCGCCGGTCGAGTGTCGGACCGCTTCGGTCCCGGCCGGACACTGCGTTGGTCCCTGGTCTTCGCCGCGCTCGCCACAGCGGCCCTGCCCTGGGTACGCGACGGTACGACATTTCTCGTCATCGTTCCGGTCACCTCGGCGGCGCACGCCGGCGCCCAACTGGCCGTGGCGACAATGGTGAGCCGCCTGGGCGGTGAGAATGCCAACGAACTACGCGGCTACCTGCGGTCCGTGCTCAATATCGGACTGGCCGTGGGTGCGGGGCTGTCCGGGCTGGTGGCGCAGTCCGATTCACCGAGTGTCTATCGGGCGATCTTCTTCGGAACCGCGGTAATGCTCGTAGCGGTGGCGGCCCTGGTGGGCGGCCTTCCCGACCTTCCGCCGGACGCCCCGGGCCACGGCGGCGCCTCCCGAGCGGTATGGCGAGACCGGCCGTACCTCGCACTGGCCGCGGCGGACGGAGTGCTGTCACTCCAGCACAGCGTCCAAGCGGTGGCCATTCCGCTGTGGATCGTATCCGCCACGGTCGCGCCCCGGTGGTCGATCGCGGCGGCCGATATCGTCAACACGGTCATCGTGGTGTTGTTCCAGGTCCGCGTGTGTCGGAGGGTCGCGACCCCGACGGCCGGCGCGCGTGCCTACGTGTACTCGGGGTGGGCTGTGCTCGGTGCCTGCCTGCTCGTCTCCATGACCGCCGATCACTCCACGTGGCTGTCGCTGATCCTCATCGGCATCGGCGCCGTGGTTCTGGCGGTGGGCGAGTTGTGGCATTCCGCGGCGGGCTTCGAGCTCTCCAACACGCTGGCCCCCGCTGCGGCGATCGGCCGCTATCTCGGTGTCTACGGTGCGGGTCTGCGTATCGCACAGACCACCGGACCGGCTCTGGTGACCTGGCTGTGTGTGGGGCTGGGCAAGATCGGCTGGCTCATTTTGGGCGTCATCATGGTCGGCGCGGGCCTGATGACGCCCTACCTCACCGCCTGGGCAACTCGGACCAGGCCCGCTGTAGGGGATGCGCTCGACGGGCGGGGGTGAGGGTGTAACCCTGCGGCGTGTCGCACGGCGAGAGCTCCATCGCTGCGGCCGATTTCGGTCGCAGCGATGGTCTCGTTGACCGGTGCCGATCAGTCGACCGACTGGTCGGCGCCGGGACCGTCCGACGCCGGCGGTGTGCGATTCGATTCCG
This genomic window contains:
- a CDS encoding LLM class F420-dependent oxidoreductase, giving the protein MRFAFKTSPQETTWADMLAVWRAADDIEIYESGWTFDHFYPIFSDSTGPCLEGWTTLTALAQATERLRLGTMVTGAHYRHPAVLANMAAALDIISGGRLELGIGAGWNEEESGAYGIPLGSVTERLDRFEEACQVLIGLLSQETTDFDGKFYQLTGARNEPKGPQRPHPPICIGGNGEKRTLRITARYAQHWNFVAGTRAEFARKRDVLAAHCADIGRDPKEITLSAQTRLDPLAGYGQVVDWAAGLGEEGLDLAIIYLPTPHDPAVLEPLAEAIRDSGLAS
- the car gene encoding carboxylic acid reductase → MTTEQTQRPFPTRQERRIAELFERDRQFRDAAPLDEVTAVLERQGMPLAEVVAAVMDGYADRPALARRAHELVTDERTGRTALHPLEHFDTVSYRQLWDRAAAVATGWACADDPLRPGDFLGLLGFTSIEYATLVLSCVYSGVVAVPLQCGAPAAQLQPVVAETEMRVLATSTEYLAIAAGVAAISPTLRRIVVFDHHPDHDADRAALARARAQLSDVPHPVTVETLAEASARSAARTPMPYYTGSDDALTMLIYTSGSTGTPKGAMYPQRLVAALWRGFQSSVNRIPVIGFNYLPMSHLAGHVSLIGTLARGGTGYFATASDLSTLFDDLASARPTELNLVPRICDMLYQLYQSEVGGSVGGTAESEAADRVRTRLREEVLGGRVVRAVCGTAPLAAETASFMEACLDLELHDGYASTEAGGIMIDTRLLPPVVDYKLVDMPELGYFGTDLPHPRGELLLLTANIIPGYYQRPELNATMFDADGFFRTGDIVAELGPRQIAYLDRRSNVRKLANGEFVAVAHLESVFTGCRSIHQIFLHGDSARSYLVAAIVPTAHALREAADEPALRARLAGELRAAAEQADLQNYEVPGDFLVEPEPFSPANGLLSDSRKVLRPNLERRYAHRFAQLYADASARRSERLRELHESAGPTLDTLVRAVQLQFARADLAVTAESGFGELGGDSLTAVLFAELLHEIFDVTVPVHVIVSPDTDLRALAGYLDARRGEHSSRPGCADVHGANAAEVRAADITVARVLGDDVSTFAADPGTVAERVQTVVLTGATGYLGRFVLLELLAQLPEDGTVICLVRGGDDATAAQRLDEVFGGATELTARYRELAAGRLEVVAADITAPRLGLTERRWRRLAAEADAVVHVGALVNHVLPYGELFEPNVAGTAELIGLAVSQRLKRFTYVSTVAAADPASLADEQADVRSSGPIRPLHAGYASGYATSKWAGEVLLRDAHATCGLPVTVLRPSMILAHSAFPGQLNASDMFTRLVISLAVTGLAPRSFYRAGAEGAAAHYDGLPVDFVAAAVAGLGNRAAGYTTYHVVNPHDDGISLDTVVDWLTEAGYPMRRIDDYDDWLNRFGIALHALPERQRQRSAFPVLDAYRTPALLVPGSPAATIDTAAAVRTAGLGRSGTIPQISRALLEKYLTDMREMGLVTVDPASSD
- a CDS encoding PucR family transcriptional regulator, which produces MSQDTHSEPSRLLRELRADSDAISELVTARIGNDDQDYDDAALGHHELLTLVADSCAAWLDALAESPYSLEPARRAGRLKAERGIPLESLLHAFRVAGLAFWEVIVERAGPDDRAALPRLSTLVWATVDDYSVAAAEAYRRVVATGTAQPDQGLLRALLDPGLPPAQRAELGARMLRSRTRATSVVLVGDIHLVATGVTTAHTLLGEDRVTLAVAVSPAALDRALGAVSARAGASRPFTDLRFAPAALDQARLAFRCLSPADTGIHTYACAPERALIAADPALAADVFADVLAAFDRLPPDEADLLVHTALAWYELAGSTSAVGRRLHLHRNTVLHRLKRIERLTGAAFAVPADAARLYLALHTRLLRSADGSS
- a CDS encoding nuclear transport factor 2 family protein, translated to MTTAISELFERYHACWADRDPDRIIEFHTADSVFHLHSGQGPVRGRAAIREAAAGTFALVPDLSFHLISLRVGADFWVVQWQLTGTSSTGKHVCVDLADYVLVQDGAVQEKHSYVDGVAMQAALA
- a CDS encoding ATP-grasp domain-containing protein — encoded protein: MMKPHVLILHRWRDFFAVYDTYLDHSKCSVTYICSPDGRNSVPPAAAAVRVVDLNETAALAAAANELVEKFGVPERVVALSEMDLDRAADLRVRFRIPGDRPERTAVFRDKLTMYRAVAAYGIALPGFAEAVAESDIAEFAASHGWPVVTKPRVGQCSYGFRRIDGPGELAARQEAWEPALVQEFCADPVIHIDGVWSGAGLGPWRASRYINSCAGFADLGVLGSVEIDDVELNRHIEEFTAEVCRALSPGMPLVLHLEAFLGQDDAGEPRIRFLEIGARTGGAEIPFLWREVHGYDLMEAQTRIQLGEQPSVERLSDDRVGGWLLIAPTAAPPYRVTAAGLAQAADGPYAAVLPEPGSVVANDYGYELGKSRFRFAGAGSDEVERAVLNTVAGFRSTCVPLETTAVRPHILVLHRVRGLSIPYAEVIDHDSYAVTYVCPAAALTAVPSAAAEVIVVDDMSDASVAATQLCGRFGPPHRIVALSEFDLLTAAQLRAEWDVPGDRPDHIRLFRDKLPMGEAIQAAGLAIPGFAAAHAEADVQRFAEEHGYPVIVKPCLGAGSRGVMKLDGPADLASLPALDTEPWLVQQFCPGEIAFVDGVWTGEQLGPWRASSYLDTCLSFAAGGRTLGTVEIDDPACTAALESFADAVFRALSPGSATVFHLEVFLLTDADGAVRIEFLEVAARFAGGETVDLWREVHDYDLVAAAMQTQLGQPPRAHDLAGTAVAGELLVRPPIDPPCTVEAARLYVPDDALRPYAENIPEPGTTITESFGYQGIGASFRFRGPSTTDVRAAIERTAAGLHMHCVPAHSESAAVRV
- a CDS encoding MFS transporter; amino-acid sequence: MATSAEPVLRPEGRLRDARRTLMIVVSGAGLAAGVYLTSGILYFTRIAHISSGRIGFGLSIAGGLCVAVVIAAGRVSDRFGPGRTLRWSLVFAALATAALPWVRDGTTFLVIVPVTSAAHAGAQLAVATMVSRLGGENANELRGYLRSVLNIGLAVGAGLSGLVAQSDSPSVYRAIFFGTAVMLVAVAALVGGLPDLPPDAPGHGGASRAVWRDRPYLALAAADGVLSLQHSVQAVAIPLWIVSATVAPRWSIAAADIVNTVIVVLFQVRVCRRVATPTAGARAYVYSGWAVLGACLLVSMTADHSTWLSLILIGIGAVVLAVGELWHSAAGFELSNTLAPAAAIGRYLGVYGAGLRIAQTTGPALVTWLCVGLGKIGWLILGVIMVGAGLMTPYLTAWATRTRPAVGDALDGRG